One genomic segment of Desulfocapsa sulfexigens DSM 10523 includes these proteins:
- a CDS encoding LabA-like NYN domain-containing protein produces MTLKTGIYVDAENIRLCGGYGMRYDVLVDLANRGGSSMLRANCYLAENGERTKEDRDYRLKLYRYHNILRQCGFKVIKKYVKHFVDDEGILTTKANADMDLAIDALLQARKLDKIILLTGDGDFIRLVQALQNMGCRVEVIAFNNVSSDLKEEADSFLSGFLIPGLLPIQQDGGRWYRGIPINYNSDRGFGFMRYYSMQAHGLHAESVFFHCSKSSVSSDGLFLDSDNIFEFKIVANPENNNKTEAMDIRSIDEIQP; encoded by the coding sequence ATGACATTAAAAACTGGAATATACGTTGATGCCGAAAACATCAGACTCTGCGGTGGATATGGAATGCGCTATGATGTGCTGGTGGATCTTGCCAATCGTGGTGGCTCCAGTATGCTCCGCGCTAATTGCTACCTTGCCGAAAATGGTGAACGAACCAAGGAAGACCGCGATTATCGCCTGAAACTGTACCGCTATCACAACATTCTGCGTCAGTGCGGCTTTAAGGTTATCAAAAAGTACGTCAAACACTTTGTTGATGATGAGGGGATACTCACCACCAAGGCCAATGCGGACATGGATCTTGCAATCGACGCCCTGCTCCAGGCCAGAAAGCTCGACAAGATCATCCTTCTCACCGGTGATGGTGATTTTATCCGTCTGGTTCAGGCCCTCCAGAACATGGGATGCCGGGTTGAAGTAATCGCCTTCAACAATGTGAGCAGCGATCTCAAGGAAGAGGCAGACAGTTTTCTCTCAGGTTTTCTTATCCCAGGCCTTCTGCCAATTCAACAGGATGGGGGGCGCTGGTATCGAGGCATCCCAATAAATTACAACAGTGACCGGGGCTTTGGTTTTATGCGCTACTACTCCATGCAGGCACATGGACTCCATGCGGAAAGTGTTTTTTTTCACTGTTCTAAATCAAGTGTCAGCTCCGATGGGCTTTTTCTGGACTCCGACAATATTTTTGAGTTCAAGATAGTGGCCAACCCTGAAAACAACAACAAAACCGAAGCCATGGACATTCGCTCCATTGACGAAATCCAGCCGTGA
- a CDS encoding metallophosphatase domain-containing protein translates to MRITAFSDTHMLHQRVEIPDGDLLIFAGDMSVCRTLQDVAGFNTFLKSLPHPYKVVIGGNHDHLLASSPDLGRELLRDATYLQDESVIIEGIKIHGSPWQPIFNTNACDAFALPRGGAILQKWDLIPEDTDILITHSPPAGIMDEDGGASHGCSDLLHAVQRIKPTFHIFGHIHNHNGIQRIGCTTFVNCNVKDKNNRVRPALTFDYPSR, encoded by the coding sequence GTGAGAATAACCGCCTTCAGTGATACCCACATGCTCCACCAGCGGGTGGAAATCCCGGATGGTGATCTACTCATCTTCGCAGGAGACATGTCTGTATGCAGGACTCTGCAGGATGTTGCGGGATTCAACACTTTCCTGAAATCATTGCCACATCCATACAAAGTGGTAATCGGCGGCAACCATGACCACCTCCTGGCTTCATCACCGGATCTTGGCCGCGAATTGCTTCGGGATGCCACCTATCTTCAGGACGAAAGTGTAATCATTGAAGGAATCAAAATCCACGGCTCTCCCTGGCAGCCAATCTTTAACACCAATGCCTGCGATGCATTTGCTCTTCCCCGTGGCGGAGCTATACTCCAAAAATGGGATCTGATTCCAGAGGATACAGACATCCTTATCACCCACAGTCCACCCGCCGGCATTATGGATGAAGATGGTGGAGCCAGCCACGGGTGTAGTGACCTTCTCCATGCTGTACAACGCATAAAACCTACGTTTCATATTTTCGGCCATATTCACAATCATAATGGAATACAGCGAATTGGCTGCACCACTTTCGTCAACTGTAACGTGAAAGACAAAAATAACAGGGTACGCCCGGCCCTTACATTTGATTATCCTTCCCGATAA